The Haemorhous mexicanus isolate bHaeMex1 chromosome 5, bHaeMex1.pri, whole genome shotgun sequence genome contains a region encoding:
- the SHISAL1 gene encoding protein shisa-like-1 — MTSCGQQSLNVLMILLSLLLSAVLSAHFRVCEPYTDYKGRYHFGFHCPRLSDNKSYIFCCHHNNTVFKYCCNETEFQTVMQINLTGNADGYMHNNYSALLGVWIYGFFVVILLILDLLYYSSMNYDICKFYLARWGIHGKWMTPGQSRWINPAQDPRQTQPQPETQPQTQHQPQTSQTVHTLKGDALSPPLVSFQSTTA; from the exons ATGACAAGTTGTGGTCAACAGTCCTTGAATGTGCTGATGATTCTGCTTTCATTACTCTTGTCAGCAG tgttGTCCGCACATTTTCGGGTCTGCGAGCCATACACGGACTACAAAGGTCGCTACCACTTTGGTTTTCACTGCCCCCGTCTTTCTGACAATAAATCTTACATCTTTTGCTGTCACCATAACAACACAGTGTTTAAATATTGCTGCAATGAGACAGAATTCCAGACTGTTATGCAGATAAACTTAACAGGGAATGCAGATGGATATATGCATAA CAACTACAGTGCACTGTTGGGAGTGTGGATCTATGGCTTTTTTGTGGTGATCTTACTGATACTGGACCTTTTATATTACTCTTCAATGAACTACGATATTTGTAAATTTTACCTGGCCCGCTGGGGAATCCATGGAAAGTGGATGACACCGGGACAGAGTCGATGGATTAACCCTGCTCAGGACCCAAGACAGACACAGCCTCAGCCAGAGACACAGCCTCAAACTCAGCACCAGCCTCAAACATCACAGACAGTACACACCTTAAAAGGAGATGCTTTAAGCCCACCCCT